The DNA sequence ATTTCAAAACACCTCTTTCTTTTTTTATTATATCATTGTTTAGATTTTGGTGTTCCTACTTTACTATAGCACTACACCCCGTGTTTACAAATACCACAATAATTCCACTTTGTTTTCTGATTACGATTAAATAATTGGTAAGATTTTACCCAGTTAAGAGCATTATTAGATTCCTTTTTTTTAAATAATCCTAATCTAGTATAGGCTTCTAATAGCATTGCATTATAACAAGGAACTATCTCCCTAATTCCACCTAAAGGTGAAAATCCTTCGTTTGTTGCTATATTTTGATTTATATACTTTATTAGTTTTTGTGTGTATTTAAGCTTTTCTGTATAAGGAATTTCAGACAATCCCAAAATTCTAAATACAGCAAATAATGGATGTTCAATGTAATCTTTTGTAAGTTTATTAACTAACACAGATGTTTCTAGTAATTTTCTAACTTGATCATCAAATTGTTTTTTATTTTTTTCATAAGATATTCTTAGACCTAGAGAAGATTCCATGTAAATTCTCCTTATTATTTTTCTTTATTTATAACATTAACTACATAAAAAAAACTATCTTTTTCATATTTCCTCTTTATATATAATAAATATTTTATAACAAGATATTGATATCATAGATTCTATCCAATTGTCAATTTTTTTTGAAGTAGAAAATTTTACTATTTATATAATCATCTTTATTTTTATAAATTTAGAATTAAAAAAGGAAAGATTTTTTGAAATGATAGATGTGTATTTCTACTTGTTTTTTTAATGTAATTCTAACCATATTTCACGTCCGATAATATTGCTTATGTTTAAAATAAAATCCCTTTTCTACAAATAGAAGTAGAAAAAGAGATCTCTTTTTACAACATAATTTTTATTGATATAAACTTAAATTATTCATTTAGTTTATTTTCAAAAAGGATATTTAAATATTCTTTCAATCTATCAGTTTTAGGAAAATAGAATTCCTTATTTGATTTTAACCCTTTTTTTATAAATGAACAATTATTATACTCGTATACAACATAATCCATATAATTAATTGGTTTATCAAGATATTCTGAGAATGCATAAAAATAAATATCCTTCATTTTTAACTCTTCCCCATAACCCACTAAAAAATATTCTTCCATATCATTACATTTTTTTTTTATATCCAATTCTTCATTTTTAACATATAATTCATTATATGATTCTTTTATATACTTCTTTAACTTATTTAGTTCATTTGTTGATAATTTTCCTTTTGGGTTTTCAATAATTAACTTAAAATCTTCTATTTTATTTTTTTTAAAAATATAATATTTTATTTCTTCATCAGAACTTCCTTTTTTTATTAGTTTATAATTTGGATAATTACTTTTTTTTACTTCTGGTAATTTTGAAATTTCATATGTTCCATTATCAAAAATTTTTATATTTACATATTTTTTCTCATGTTCAGTTTCATAAAAATACATTTTGGATTTAGAGGAAATCTTTACTTTTTGTTCATCATTTACAAGAGATAATCCATATTTATATTCCAATATAACTTCTTCTGCATTTATATACATCGAAACAAATATTAATAGTAAAATTTTTATCAATATACTCCCCTTTCAGGTGCTGAATTTTCTTTTTCTATGGCATTTTGTGTTGGTTTATAAATTTCTTTGTTTTTTATTTTCGGGTCTTCTGGAGTTTTATTATAAGGAATTCCAACAGTATTCAATTCTTCTGACTCATCATTAGCTAAACCTGGAATTCTGTAATTTATTGTACCTGTTTTTCCATTTGGAATGCTTGTTAGGTTTGTTTGATTTAAAATCTGTTTCATCTCTTCTTCTAATGCTGGCTTCACCATTATTAAATATTTTTGATAAATTTCATCAGTATAATTATTTTGATAATGACTATCAATTTCATTCATAATTGTATTTATGTTACTATTATTTGTTACATTCAAATTAAAAGTTTGAGGATTCTGCATAATTAAGTTTCTATTTTGGTCATAGAATATAGAAAAAGTATCACTTTTATCTTTTATACCATATAAATCATGAAGTCCATGTATTAATTCATGAGAATAAACATATTCAACATCTACTGGTTTTTGTGAAGAAATATCTACTATATTTAAACCAGTTTTAGAGTCAACCCCTATCTTATAATATCCAGTATAAGTTCCATTAAAATCTATATTTACTTTATTTCCACCCTGCTCTGCAGTATTATTTTGATGATTTACTTCTAAAGTATCTTTATGATCTATTATTGATTTTATCAATATTCCACCAATTTCTTTTCCTTTACTACTACCTGAATAACTAACAAAATCATCTTCGTTCAATGTTAATTTATAATTGGTCAATTTATTATTATTTTCCATAAAATCTTTTACAAATGCAGTTTCGTTTTTTATTAAATTTAATTCATTCTTTATCTTTTCACTCTTTTTGTCTACAATGTATTCAGCTATATTTTGAGAAGCTTCATCAGCTAACATTTTGTCTTTTATTTTCTTTATATCATTTTTATCTAAATTATATTCATTTTTTATCTGTTCTAATTTTTGAGTATTTGTCAAATTTTCATCAGAAAAAATACTTTCAATATTTTCTTCCATTACTATTTTTGTCATTGCTAAGACATAGTCCTTGCTTTCATTATTAAGATTCGTTCTTGTTAAAATGTAAACTTCTAAGTTACTCTTTTCTTCTTCATTTAACCCTAATATATTAGTTATTGAATTAATTACTTTATCATGATCTGTTGAAGTCATATAATTATTTACTCTTAATTTTTCTTCGATATCCTGTACGTTAGCTAAGTCGTTTCTTTCTTTTTCTGTTAGTGTCCCCTTATCCCAATCTTTAACTGGCTCTGTTGCCCATAAAGATAATTTTCCATCACTTATTGCATTTTGAATAAAATCAGAAGCTCTTTGTTCTCCATATTGTGCTAATAACTCTGTGTTACTTCCTTTTACTGTATGTACTCCCTCGTGACTTACTATATTATTTAAGCTAAAATTTTCTATACTTGATATATTATCCTTATTTAACCATATTTTTCCATCTTCTCCTACAAATCCTGCTGAATTACTCTTATTTTGTGCCATTGGATCATCTGACGACAGTTCATCTTTTGTATAGAATCCTACTTCTATATCTTTCCCAAATCTTTCAAATAAATCACCGTATCTCGCTTCTATTTCCTGTTCTATTTCTTTATCACTTTTTCCACTTAAATCTATATATCCTGCATTTCTTATTCCCTCAACAAATCTTTCTGTCTGCAATACATCTATAAACCCTCTTTTTTCCTCATTTGCATTTGAATTATCTGCTCCCAGTAATGTCTCTCGGTTATCTTTATTTGCATATAGTATTGTTGTTTCAACTACTTTTTTCATAGCATCTATTTCTGTTCCTGCCAATTCTACACTTTCTTTAAAGTCTTTCCTTCCTTTTTCGGTAGCTAATACCAGTACTCCACTTTCAACAAATGTATTGTAATGACCACTATCTTTATCCTTTGTAGTTTCCTGCATAGTATTTAGGTCTTTGTTTATCTCATCTCCTGATGATTTTCCTATATTTACATTTCCTACAACAGTATTATGAGTTATTCCTTCTTTTTCTTTATCCTGATATTCAAATCCTGCTCCACCACTACTGACAGTTCCGCCTGTTACATTGTAATTATCTTTATTTTTTATATCTTTTCCTATGTATTCATCTATATTCAGTTTACTATTTGTTCCTTCTTCTGTTCCTATTACTGCTCCTGTATTTGTCACTTTTCCTATTGATAAATCTGAATCTTTTCCTACTATAAAGGCACTTGGTGTATCTACATAACTTCTATCTCCTGTTGTCTGATTTCCTCCAATACTTCCATTCATTCCTTTGGCAGCATTATTCCAAATATTCGATGCTCCTCCTGATGTTCCTATTGTTTGAAATCCTGTTCCTACTGAATAATTTGAACTTGATCCGTCTGTCTTACTTGTGTTCTGCTTACTCTTTATATCCAATTCTGCAATATTTCCTGTTACTTTTCCACCATACTGTTCAAAGCCATCTATTGTCATTTTTCCTACATTATTGTAAGTTTCATTCACTCCTACAAATATTCCGTTCTGATAGCTTGTCCCTTCCTGTGTATAATTGGAATTTCCTCCTGATATATTAAAACTTGCTCCACCTGGTCTCCCTGTTACTGTATCAAAAGTCATTCCTCCAAAAGCACTAGTGTTGCTTGAAGATGAACTGTAGTAATTATTTAATTCCACTGCTTTCTTTTCTATCTCTTTTACATTGTTATAAATAAAGGTATCTCCATAAGACTGTGTTCCTTCATATGTTATTTTATCTGTATTATTGTACGTTATACTTGAATTCTCATCAAGTCCGCTTATTACTGTAACTACCCCTGTTTCATAATAAGTGTGGCTCTTACTTTCACTTTGAGAAGCTGTTAAACCTACATTTGCTGATACATAAAAATTATTATTAGCCCCCCTTTGATTTCCTGCAAGACCATTTATTGTCCCTACTGCTGAGTTTATTACTGCTACTCCTCCATTTACCAGTCCTGCTGTTCCGTTTCCTTTGCTCGCTGCCTCTACTCCATTATACATCTGATCTATTCTGTTTAATAATGGTGAACTTATTGAAGCACTTACACCTACATAACTTTCTTTATGTTCTGTCTGCTCGTCATATGTATTTTTTGTAGCTCCGTAATACACTTCTTTACTATTTATTACAATAGCCCCATGCTGAAAGTTTGTTGCTGATAAACTAAATTTATCCCCGTCTACTATCGTTCCATGCCCCAAACTTACATTTGACATTGCCTGTGTTTTCTGATTTATATTTATTGTATCCTCTGTTCTCTGTATTCCTGCTCCTGCTGATATTCCTCCACTGCTTACATCAAAGTTCGATACAAACCCTGTTTTCTTTTCCTGATGATAATAAGAGCTGTTTAATTCTCTTGATGTCGCTGTTACATTTCCTCCAAGATAAGAATCATCTCCTGTTACAAAGGTACTTCCTATTATATTTATATCTGCTTTTGTTACTGTACTTCCTCCTACAAAAAGCTGTGCCTCCACATTCTGCTCTTCATATGATTTTGTATGCTGTTCCCTACTACTGAAAGTCCCTTTATCTGTTCCTTTAGATTCACTGTAAACATCATCTACTTTTGATTCTATATTTATTTTCTCTACATTTAACAAGGCATTTTCTGATACTGCTACTGTTGAGCCTTCTATATTTAAGTTTTTTCCTGATACATATAAATTATCTGCTGATACTACTCCGCCTACATTCTGATTACTTCTGTATACTGCATAGTTATCGCTTCCTGAACCTGAATTATCTTCTCCGCTTAATGTTAAGGCTCCTATTGTTACATTCTCTTTTACATCAAGGATTACTGTTTTTCCTCCAAGTATTCCAGCTTTTGAATCATAATTATTCGCTTCTATATATGTTGTCCCTCCTGAGCTTATTTCTCCTATACTCAAAAGATTTTCATGTTGGGTATTATTATTACTGTTTCCATAACTGTTTGCTGTAACCTTGCTTGAACTGTTTATTACATCTCCATTTTGAGCTGTTAACGCTACTGATTCTATTCCTCTTATTACTCCACCTATATTTTCTATATTGCCTTCTGTTGCTGTTATTGATACCTGATTCCCTCTTATTTCTGATAATTGATTTGTATCTGTTACGTTGTATACTCTTCCTGCATTTATATATGTTACTCCGCCATTTCCTATTAACTGCCCGTTATTTCTTAATTCATCTGCTGTTATAGCTGTTAGTTCCAGTCCTCCTACCCTGTCTCTTCCATCTGTTTCTATTGTTGCTAGCGTTGCCTGACTTAAATATACCTTTGGCACCAGTACCTTTTCTCCGTTTACTACTTCATACTCATACCAGATTATATCACTCTTAAGAGCTTTTACCTGATCCGGAGTTAAAGCTACTCCTACTGATAACTGTAAATCCTTTTGTAATTCTACTGAATTATCAAGCATTGCTTTCATCAGTTCTTTATCACTTAGACCATTTATAAATCTAGTTCCCAGTTTATCTGATATTGCTCTTGTTACTAGGAGATACTCATAATATGAATCTCCTAATCTTCTTGCCATATTCCAGTCACTGTTTTCATCATAGCCTATTCTTGATAAATAATAATCACTTCCATAAAACTCTCCAAGATTTATATACTGACTTCTTGTTTCAAGAAGATATTTTGAGTTTGAATCCTTTGATGTACTAAAAAGACTACTTTGAGCTGATAATGGATCTATCGGTAATACACCCGTTGCTATTATCTCTCCTATTGGTGTCATATTTTTTACTACATTTACTATTCCAGTACCACTGCTTACTCCAGTATTTACTGTTTTTCCTGATACAAGTCCTCCTGCTGTTGTACTTCCTGTTATTATCTGTTTTGATGTATCTACTCCTGATGTCAGTTCAAGATTTCCTGTATTTATGATCAGATTTCTTGCTTCTATCACACTTGCCTGTCCTGTTACATAAGCCTGATCTCCGTTCTCTATTCCTCTCCAGTATTTCACATGATATTTTCTAGCACTTCCGCTTCCATAATGTTCTTGTTTATAGTATTCTACACCATCTTTTAACTGAACTAAATCTCCTAATGTTGTATTATTTCTTATAGTTCCAGCTGTTAATTCTGCTGTATTTCCTGCTGATATTTTTCCGTCTTTATTATTTAACTCATTTGCTGTTATTGATATATTATTTCCTGCCGATATATTAGCATATGTTGTTACTGCATTACTTCTTATTTTTCCTTTCAGTGCTACTCCCGGGAACTGTGTTGAACTTGTTCTTATATATGTACTCTCGTCCATTGGATACCTGTCAAAATATCCTTCTACCGATCCCTGAGTGAAATGTTTATAGTCCACCGCTGTTGGATTTAAATCCCATAAATCCTGTAAAAAGATATTCGCAAGTAAAAACTGATACTCTGCTCTATCTAATACCGCAAGTAACCCTGTTTTATATAAACCTTCCAACTTATTTGATTTATTTTCTCCATATTCTTCATTTTTCCATTTACCCATTACTTCTGCTTCTGTTAATATTTGACCATCCCACGTCTCATAATAGATTTCATAGTCATTAAGCCCGTCTACTCTTCCTATATTATCTATCTTTGTTACATTCATATTTATATCACCAGAACTTTGTATCATTCCTGTCTGATTCAAAAGATAATTACCGTTTAAATTTATTACTCCTGTTGATAATAATTCTCCACTTAAATTTTCTAATGTATTAAATCCTATATCAAGTAAATTTCCGCCGTATATTGCTTTAGTTGCATTATTTGTCAGTTTGTCCGCTGCTCTTAATACTGTCTGCTCTCCAAATGCTATTAAGTCATTATTTATTATGTTATAACCTGATATGTTTCCGTTTGTTCCTGTTATTATACTGTTATTTATTACATTTCCTGTACCTTGTACTACTATAGAACCAGAAGCCAGTTCCACATTGTTAGTTATATCATGACCTTTTAATTCTATGTAGCCTTTTCCTGTTATCATATCTGTATGTAAAATATCATAGGCATTTACTCGCAAATCATTTTCGCCATGCAGGGTTCCTCTTAAGTCTATATTTCCCGAAGTTGTTAGATATACTCCTGTTCCTTTTATACTTCCGCCAATATTATTATATCCTGATAAATTATACAGTTCTATTATATTTGATTCTAAACTTCCTGTATTAGTTAAATTGCTTCCTGATAATATTACCTTTTGGTTAGAACCTATATATCCTGTATTATTTAGTGTTGTATTCCCTGCATTTATTACTTCTTCTGCTATTATCTGACCACTGTTATTTAAAAATGGTGTTATTAATTCTACATTGGTTCCACTTAACTGACCCTGATTTAATATATTAGCTCCTTTTAATTTTGCTGTATTTATTCCTGTTACTTTATTCGCATTATGAATATTTGTATTTTCTACATCTAAGGCTGATGTTAATATCTCCCCCTGATTATAGAAAGTTGTTCCTCTTGTTAATAAGCTATCTACTGCTTTCAAACTTCCATGATTTATTAAATCTCTTGTATTTAAGCTTCCTCCGACATTTAATAAATTATAGTTATTCAGATTTCCAAGGATCAGAAAACCACCATTGGTATTTAATACTCCATAATTTACTACATTTCCTGTTGATGTTATTTCTTCGCCTGTATTTAATGTTCCTGTGTTTGTTAAATTATTTGTTGTAAGTACCTTATTTGTTACTAATTCATTCTGATTATCTAAATCTAATACTGTTATACTTCCTTCTCCTACTATTTTTCCTGTATTAACTACTGTTTTAGATGTTATCTCTCCTGTACTCTGAACACTTCCGCTGTTTGTTAAATTTTGTAAATTTATTTTGTTTTTTCCATACAAAGTTCCTTCATTTATTACTGTTCCACCTATATGAAGTATATTATCTGTTAAGATTCTTCCTTTATTTGTTGTACTTAAACCTATTGTTATATTTCCTTCACTTTGCATATCTGAGCTGTTAAAAAGTACTCCTGATATATTTATCAGGTCTTTTCCGTATACTATATTTGATGTAGTTAAATTTCCTGATACTGTCAATCCTTTTTCTGATATTACTTTACCTGTATTTACAATATCGTTCCCTACTGATATATTTCCTTTTGCGTATATGTTAGTCTGATTGTCCAGTTTTCCTGTTATATTTATATTATCTGCCTGTGTCCCTGTTCCTGCTAAAATTGTTTTATCTGCTGATATATTTATATTCCCCTCTGTATATGTCGAACCTTCCTGAATATATTCTTTAGCTTTTATTTCTACCCCTGAATTTCCTTGGACTTGGTTGGTTTTTACCGTTCCATCAGCGTTGATAGCAAGCACCTTGTACCCGATCATATCTGATTTGACTCCCAAGTCACCACCGTTTGCTACAACCTTTATCTGCTGACCATAAATTGATCCGTAGGCTGAGGCTGATATTAACATATCTCCATTATATGAGGCTTTGTTTATATATTCTCTTGTATTTGGGTTATAGTCAAACTCTCCTGCTATTAAATCCAAGTCCCCATCTTTTGCACTTATTATTCCGTCTATACTTATCTGCTTTGATAGTAAGGCTAGATATTGTAATCCTTCTGCATTTATTCCCTCACGACCAATATCTATCTTGCCCCCACGAATATTGAAGGGCTGGATGTCTCCATTTGCGTCTAAAAATACTTTTGAGGTTGTAAAAATTACTTTGTCAAAATTTATAAAGCCTGTATTATTAAGGTAAAATCCATTTTGTGATGAGAAAATTAAGTCTGTTTTCTTATCTGACATTACTTCTAACCAGTTTTCTATTTCTGCTCTCTCTGCTCCGTTTACTCTGTTTAGTATTAATCTTGCATATTGTTCTTTACTTAAATTTGGATTACTTGCCATCATTCCTGCAAGATAACTTCTTCCTACTCCTTGTCCAAAGTTATTAAATACTGTCGGGTCTTTTGTCCTGAATTCACTAAAATCATTAACGCTAATCCCCTTATTATTGGGAGTATTTATATTAATTATGTTTGTCCCATTTTGTGCTCTGTCCACACTTGTATTCTGTCGTACTCCTTTATCTACTTTTATATCTGCATAAACTGTATTTGCCAATAAATTTACTAACATCCATAATGCCAGTACCTTTTTTATTTTCCCTCTTTTCATTAGTTCCTCCCTGCCTTATTCAATAATCTTATTCGCTATGCATTGATTCATGACTTCTTACTGTATTTTCTCCAATATTATCATTTTGAGTAGTTACATTTATTACTATTTCTTTATCTTCTTCTATGGATTTATCCTCAATTTTATTCTCTTCTAAAGCAAAACCAAAGTTTACTAATACACAAAACACTAATATACTTTTTCTCACTATTCCTCCTTTAATTCCTCAAGTTAAAATTTTATTCCAAATGTCACATATACTTCATCTGATGGTTTTCTTACATATCCTGATACCTTATCAGGTTTGGCATATGCTATATCTATATTTAATATTTCTCCATAATACTTTACCCCTAAAGCAAATCCTCTTATATATCCATATCTATACATATCATGAACTTCATTATTCCATGTTTCCCCAAAGTCATAAGCTATATATGGTGATATACTCCCTATCTTCGGTATATTCAAATTATATGACAGTTCATTTTTTACATAATATCCCTTATCTCCTGATATGGAATCTCCCTTGTATCCTCTTACTGTATATTCATCTCCCATACTTATCTTTTCACTTCCATAAAGTACATCTTGGGTATATTGTCCTACTCCTACCAATCTATAGGTAAATCTCTGTTTTCCTATCGACATTGGCTTATACCAGTTTACATTCAATCCATATTTGTCAAATCTTCCCTTAGGATCATATATTTCTTTTTCATGATCATCTGCTGATCTGAACCAAGGTAGCCCTCTGTCATATGATAAATCAAAACCAAGTATTCCTCCAAAGAAGCCACGACTGTAATTTACTCCAAGACTCCCTATTGTTAATCTTCTGTCTACAAGCTGAACATCTTCAAAGTAATTCTGATTTGTCTTTAACTTTAATCCTCCGTTTATACTTATCTTACTCATTTTATTTCTGTATACAACTCTGTCTGCATTCATATTAAACTGCGTTGATCTCCCGCTTGTATCATACAATCCATTATACCCTATTTGCCAATAAATTTACTAGCATCCATAATGCCAGTATCTTTTTTATTTTCCCTCTTTTCATTCATTCCTCCCGTTTTTTATTAAAATTTATTTGTTAACTCCAAAAAAATCATTTATATCTGTAAAATCCCATTCATTCCATTTCTCACTGTTATAGAAAAGAAAATGATCATAATTTGCATAACCTATTGAGCCTGTTATTTTTTCCTTATCTGTAAAATCAAATAGATCTTCATTGAAATATAGTTTATGCTCTACATCATCATAAAATATCGCATTTTTTCTTGTTTTATTATTAAACTGCTTTTTATTTGTTGAATTACTTACAACTATTTTTACTCCTTCATCATTCCATTTTGATGTAAAACTCTTGCTCATTGAATTTAATATATTTTCTTTTTCTGCTGTCGTTAACTCTGATAATTTATTTAATTCTTCTTCAAATGTTTCTTCTTTTGATACTTTTTCTAAAAAATAACTGTATAATTTCTCTGCAGCATCTACTTTTCCTGATATTTTATACCCTGATAATTTATACATTCTAGCTTCAGTGTCTCTTCCTTTTTTCGTAAACATATGCAATGGAAGACCCATAAAATCAAAACCTTGATCTGCATTTACTGTTAAATATTTCGGTCCTGCTATGTCGATATAGATTGTTGAACTATATGTCAATCCTCCTATTAATGTTAATAATACCAATAATTTTTTCATTATTTTTCCCATCCTCTCTTTTTATTAATATTTCACTATATTTACTATTTTATCTTTTTTAAATTCTGTTACACTTTTTAATTTCCCATCTTTGTAATATTCTTTCCATATTCCGTCTTTTCTATTATTTTTAAAATTTCCTTCTCTTAATATCTGACCATTATCATAATACGAAGTGTACTCAACTGAAGCTCCTTTATATATTTTTCTCTGATCTAACACTCCATTTATATCATATTTGGATATTTCAAATGTATCTGATGAAACAACTTCACTTTCATAGAAAAGTATATCTTTTCTATTGTAACACTTTATATTTTGCATCGGGTAACCTTCTTCAAATTCTACATCTATTTTAGATATTTTAGTCATATTTATATTTTCTGTATCGCATAAACTTGAAATATTATTTCCTTCCTTCGATGCTATACTCAATTCTTCCGGGAAATTTATTATACTTACATTACCATTTAATACTTTCCCTTCTGATGTATATATTCTTTTTTTATTTTTTCCTTTTTCCAATTTTATATCAAAAAAATCAACTTCTGTTGAAGAAATTAATAAAATTGAAATGCAGAAATAAATTAATATTTTCATCATTCCCTGCCTTTTTTATTATTATAGTCTATTTCTTAACTTTTACTCTCTTTAATTAGTCTGTCTAACATCTTTCTGTTATAGTTTTCAAAATCCTCTTCTGACACTTCAAATACTTTATATATTATCCTGTAATATCTTCCGCCAGCTGGTTCCGACCAAATGTCCAGAACATAATATTTTCCTGCTTCCAAAGTAGCTGATAATTCTCCGTCATAACCTATCCCTAAAGGTCTTTTTACCTGAAAAGTATGTCTTCCAGGAGATAAATGTACTCTGTCTCCATTTACTTTAAATTTCGATTTATCTACTTCTATTAAGGTTACATTCTTAGTTATTCCTAAAACTGCTACTTCTTCTTTAGATAAATTTTCAGCTGTCGGGTGTACAAAAACCTTATTTGTTATTTTTTTTGCATTTAACTGAAATGATAATACCAAAATTAAAACTACCAAAAAAATATTTTTTCTCATGTTTAACTCCTTTTTTTAAAATTTTATTCCAAATGTCAAATATACCTCATCTGATGGTTTTCTTATATATCCTGATACCTTATCAGGTTTGGCATATGCTATATCTATATTCAATATTTCTCCATAATACTTTAACCCTAAAGCAAATCCTCTTATATATCCATATCTATAAATATCATGAACTTCATTATTCCATGTTTCCCCAAAGTCATAAGCTATATATGGGGATATACTCCCTATCTTCGGTACATTCAAATTATATGACAGTTCATTTTTTACATAATATCCTTTATCTCCTGATATTGAATCTCCTTTATATCCTCTTACTGTGTACTCATCTCCCATACTTATCTTTTCACTTCCATAAAGTACATCTTCTGTATATTGTCCTACTCCTACAAGTCTGTAAGTAAATCTTTGCTTTCCTATTGCTATTGGCTTATACCAGTTTATATTCAAACCATATTTATCAAATCTTCCTTTGGGATCATATATTTCCTTATCGTGATCATCTGCTGATCTGAACCATGGAAGTCCCCTGTCATAAGATAAGTCAAATCCTAGAATTCCTCCAAAGAAACCCCTGCTGTAGTTTACTCCTAAACTTCCTATTGTCAGTCTTCTGTCTACAAGCTGGACATCTTCAAAGTAATTCTGATTTGCTTTTAACTTTAGTCCACCGTTTACACTTATCTTACTCATTTTATTTCTGTATACCACTCTGTCTGCATTAAGATTAAACTGTGTTGATCTTCCACTTGTATCATAAAGTCCGTTATACCCCTCAGTGCTACTTATATAGTAGGAATGACTGTAACCTGTACTAAATGTCCAATATCTGAATGGAAATGAATAATTCACTGACCAGTCTTCATTAAATCTCTCTTTTTTCAGTTCCACATCTTCCGCTAGCAGATCTTCCTTATCCTTAATTATTGTTCCTGGAGCCACTGATGATGAACCTGACGGATCATTTCTTGTTGGTCTTTTATTTCTTCCCCTTTGGTATGAGGCATAAAGACTGTCATTTATTCCCAAAAGATTATCTTTTGTAAAATCTATCTTGGCTCTGTCTCTTCCTGTTGATTCATCTCCATAATTGTTATATGATACATTTACATTGAATGTTCTGCTCTGTTGGTTTTCTATCTGTAAAATAGAACTTCCTGCTTCCTGTCCGGGTGCTATTTTTATTTCTACATTATTACTTGATACTCTGTTAAACTGATCTGTGGCTTGTTCTGTATCCTGTAGTCTTAGAATTCTTCTTTTATTCTTGGGAAGGGTCATAAATACTTTTAGTCTGTCAAAGAATTTATTCTCATTCAGACTGGCACCTTCAAATGTTCCGGGTAATGTTATTAATTTTATA is a window from the Sebaldella sp. S0638 genome containing:
- a CDS encoding ShlB/FhaC/HecB family hemolysin secretion/activation protein, yielding MYDTSGRSTQFNMNADRVVYRNKMSKISINGGLKLKTNQNYFEDVQLVDRRLTIGSLGVNYSRGFFGGILGFDLSYDRGLPWFRSADDHEKEIYDPKGRFDKYGLNVNWYKPMSIGKQRFTYRLVGVGQYTQDVLYGSEKISMGDEYTVRGYKGDSISGDKGYYVKNELSYNLNIPKIGSISPYIAYDFGETWNNEVHDMYRYGYIRGFALGVKYYGEILNIDIAYAKPDKVSGYVRKPSDEVYVTFGIKF
- a CDS encoding toxin-antitoxin system YwqK family antitoxin, with the protein product MKILIYFCISILLISSTEVDFFDIKLEKGKNKKRIYTSEGKVLNGNVSIINFPEELSIASKEGNNISSLCDTENINMTKISKIDVEFEEGYPMQNIKCYNRKDILFYESEVVSSDTFEISKYDINGVLDQRKIYKGASVEYTSYYDNGQILREGNFKNNRKDGIWKEYYKDGKLKSVTEFKKDKIVNIVKY
- a CDS encoding ShlB/FhaC/HecB family hemolysin secretion/activation protein, which codes for MKKKIIAIFLLGSIIFSAGVGDIIERNNSAIENERRQQEQERRQKELENENFGKEPKIINDTGEVDTSTRFFIRKIELSDEYNLLSNSEIKTVTKKYLNRKLSSKDINKLMTDINNKYIEKGYITTRVRLDETQNLNEGIIKLITLPGTFEGASLNENKFFDRLKVFMTLPKNKRRILRLQDTEQATDQFNRVSSNNVEIKIAPGQEAGSSILQIENQQSRTFNVNVSYNNYGDESTGRDRAKIDFTKDNLLGINDSLYASYQRGRNKRPTRNDPSGSSSVAPGTIIKDKEDLLAEDVELKKERFNEDWSVNYSFPFRYWTFSTGYSHSYYISSTEGYNGLYDTSGRSTQFNLNADRVVYRNKMSKISVNGGLKLKANQNYFEDVQLVDRRLTIGSLGVNYSRGFFGGILGFDLSYDRGLPWFRSADDHDKEIYDPKGRFDKYGLNINWYKPIAIGKQRFTYRLVGVGQYTEDVLYGSEKISMGDEYTVRGYKGDSISGDKGYYVKNELSYNLNVPKIGSISPYIAYDFGETWNNEVHDIYRYGYIRGFALGLKYYGEILNIDIAYAKPDKVSGYIRKPSDEVYLTFGIKF